A stretch of DNA from Atribacterota bacterium:
CCATTCTATTCGCTTATTACAAAGTGGAAAGGTGAATCGAAACCTAATTTTGGTTTACAGGCACAATTGGCTTTCGATGTTTGGGAAGAAAGAGGCCTTCCGATGGATGAGGAAGATATTCTATGGGCAAAAGAATATTGTGATTTAGCTGAGAAGGTTCGCAATGGAGAGAAGATTGATTGGCAGATTGAACCACATAAACCCTACAGTAAAGAAGAGCTGGAGGTTATTGAAAGATTAATACAGGAAAGATGTTCAATAAGGGACTGGATTGATAAACCAATACCGGAAGAAATGATAAAAAAAATATTGGAAGCAGGCAGAGCAGCCCCAATAGGTTGTAATCTGGACCATCTAAAATTTATTGTATTAAAAGATCCTAAAGAAATTGAAATGATCTGGAGCGATATCCATGTCAAAAATGCAGTGGTTATTGTACTGTGTTATGATACCAGGATTGCTGAAGTAGTAGGGCAGGCTAAACTGGTTCCTCAGAATCCCGGATATGATGCAGCAGCAGCAGGTGATCATATGCTTTTGATGGCTCATGCACTTGGATTAGGGGGTGTCTGGCTTTCCAAGATGATAG
This window harbors:
- a CDS encoding nitroreductase family protein codes for the protein MEKKRKIKYYAGPTYEKEDLMNLEPELLRALLRERVHHNIEVPFYSLITKWKGESKPNFGLQAQLAFDVWEERGLPMDEEDILWAKEYCDLAEKVRNGEKIDWQIEPHKPYSKEELEVIERLIQERCSIRDWIDKPIPEEMIKKILEAGRAAPIGCNLDHLKFIVLKDPKEIEMIWSDIHVKNAVVIVLCYDTRIAEVVGQAKLVPQNPGYDAAAAGDHMLLMAHALGLGGVWLSKMI